The stretch of DNA CGCGCGGATGACGATCTTGCGCATGCCCTTCACGAAGCCGGCGAACTCGACGGCGCCGTCGATTTCCGTGATCACCGCCTGCTCCTTGGGCTTGCGGGCCTCGAAGAGCTCGGCGACGCGCGGCAGACCACCGGTGATGTCCTTGGTCTTGGTGGCCTCCCGCGGGATCTTGGCCATGATGTCACCCTGGAAGATCTCCTGCCCGTCGGCGACGAGCAGGTGGGCGCCCACCGGGAGCATGTAACGGCCGCGGGTCTCCCCCAGCGAATCCTGCGGCCCGCTGGCCTCCGCGCCGCTCCGGCTTTCCTTGACGGACACGCGCGGCTGGAGCTTGCCTTCCTGGTCCTCGATGATGACGCGCTGAGAGAGGCCGGTGACCTCGTCGATGACCTCGCGGATGGTCACGCCCTCCACGATGTCGCGCAGCGCGATGGTGCCGCTGAACTCGGTGGGGATCGGCGTGTTGAAATTGTCCCACTCCACGAGCTTCAGGCCGGGCTTGACCCTGGCCCCGTCCTTCATCTTGATGCGCGCGCCCGTGACCACGGGGTAGCGCTCCCGCTCGCGGCCGCGGTCGTCGGCCACGATGATCTCGCCGCTCCGGTTGAGGACGACGATGTCCCCGTCCCGGTTCACGACGGAGCGGATGTTGTGGTGGCGGACGATTCCCGCCGCCTTGGCGATGTGCTCGGAGGCCGCGGCCACCCCGCTCGCCGTTCCGCCGATGTGGAAGGTCCGCATGGTGAGCTGGGTGCCCGGCTCGCCGATGGACTGGGCGGCGATGATGCCCACCGCCTCCCCGAGCTCGGCCAGGCGTCCGGTGCCGAGGTTCCGCCCGTAGCACATGACGCAGATGCCGCGCTTGGTGTCGCAGGTCAGCGCGGAGCGGATGCGGACCCGCTCGAGGCCGGAGTCCTCGATCTTCTGGGCCAGCTCCTCGTTGATCTCGGTCGTCGACTGCACGATGATCTCGCCGGTGAGCGGGTCGCGCACGTCCTCCGCGCTGACCCGGCCGAGGATCCGGTCGCTGAGCGACTGGATGATGTTACCGCCCTCGAACAGCGGCGAGGCCTCAATGTACTTGACGGTGCCGCAGTCGTACTCCGACACGATGACGTCCTGGGACACGTCGACGAGCCGGCGGGTCAGATAGCCGGAGTCGGCGGTCTTCAGCGCGGTGTCGGCCAGGCCCTTCCGCGCGCCGTGGGTCGAGGTGAAGTACTCGAGCACGGTGAGGCCTTCGCGGAAGTTCGAGGTGATGGGCGTCTCGATGACCTCGCCGGACGGCTTGGCCATGAGGCCCCGCATGCCGGCGAGCTGCCGGATCTGCTGCTTGGAGCCCCGGGCGCCCGAGTCCGCCATCATGTAGATGGGGTTGAACTCGCCTTCCTCCGCGCGCGCCTCCATCTCCTTGAAGAGGTCCTCGGCGATCTGCTCGGTCACGTGCGCCCAGATGTCGATGACCTTGTTGTAGCGCTCGCCGTTGGTGATGACGCCGTCCTGGTACTGCTGCTCGACCTCGGCGACCTGGCGCCGGGCGTTCTCGATGATGCGGCCCTTGGACGAGGGCGCGAGCATGTCGCCGATGCCGATGCTGAGACCCGACATCGTCGCGTACCGGAACCCGATGTCCTTGAGGTCGTCGAGGAAGGCCACGGTGGCCTCCTGGCCGAGCCGGTTGTAGCACTGGCTCACCAGGTTCCCGATCTCCCGCTTCTTGAGCTCGCGGTTCTCGAACCGCAAAGGCGCCGGCACCACGTCGTTGAGGAGGGTGCGGCCGACCGTGGTCTCGATGATGCCGCCGTTCCACCGGAGGCGGATCCGGGCCTGGAGGTCCACGTCCTCGCTGTCGTAGGCGATGCGCACCTCTTCCGAGTCCGCGAAGAGGCGGCCCTCACCCTTGGCGCCGGGGCGCTCCTTGGTGAGGTAGTAGATGCCGAACACCATGTCCTGGGTGGGCACCGCCACCGGCGCCCCGTTGGAGGGCGACAGGATGTTGTTGGAGGACAGCATCAGCACCTGCGCCTCCATCTGCGCTTCCATGGAGAGCGGCACGTGCACCGCCATCTGGTCGCCGTCGAAGTCCGCGTTGAAGGCGGTGCAGACGAGCGGGTGGATCTCGATGGCCTTGCCCTCGACGAGGAGGGGCTCGAAGGCCTGGATGCCGAGCCGGTGCAGCGTGGGCGCCCGGTTGAGGAGGATCGGGTGCTCCTTGATGACCTCCTCGAGAATGTCCCACACCTCGGGGCGCTCCTTCTCCACGTACTTCTTGGCCGCCTTGATCGACGAGGCGAGCCCGCGCTCCTCGAGCTTGCGGAGGATGAACGGCTTGAACAGCTCCACCGCCATCTTCTTGGGCAGCCCGCACTGATGGAGCTTGAGGTACGGCCCCACCACGATCACCGAGCGGCCCGAGTAGTCCACGCGCTTGCCGAGCAGGTTCTGGCGGAACCGGCCCTGCTTGCCCTTGAGGGTGTCGGAGAGCGACTTCAGCGGCCGGTTGTTGGGGCCGGTGATGACGCGGCCGCGGCGGCCGTTGTCGAACAGCGCGTCCACCGCCTCCTGGAGCATCCGCTTCTCGTTGCGGATGATGATCTCCGGCGCCTTGAGCTCCATGAGCCGCTTGAGCCGGTTGTTCCGGTTGATGACGCGGCGGTAGAGGTCGTTGAGGTCGGAGGTGGCGAAGCGCCCGCCGTCCAGCGGCACCAGCGGCCGCAGCTCGGGCGGGATGACGGGCAGCACCTCGAGGATCATCCACTCCGGCTGGTTGCCGGACTTGAGGAAGGCTTCGATGACCTTGAGGCGCTTGACGATCTTCTTACGCTTCTGCGCCGAGGTCTCCACGCCCATCTGCGCCCGTAGCTCGCGGGCGAGGGTGTCG from Candidatus Methylomirabilota bacterium encodes:
- the rpoC gene encoding DNA-directed RNA polymerase subunit beta', with protein sequence MTFGAIRIKLASPQKIREWSHGEVKKPETINYRTFKPERDGLFCARIFGPTKDYECACGKYKRMKFAGVVCDKCGVEVRRARVRRERMGHIELASPVSHVWFFKGLPSRIGQLLDMSLRELEKILYFEEYVVIDPGKVPGLKVRDLLAVDRARKLQDEHGHDAFSAGMGAEAIREMLRGMDLDTLARELRAQMGVETSAQKRKKIVKRLKVIEAFLKSGNQPEWMILEVLPVIPPELRPLVPLDGGRFATSDLNDLYRRVINRNNRLKRLMELKAPEIIIRNEKRMLQEAVDALFDNGRRGRVITGPNNRPLKSLSDTLKGKQGRFRQNLLGKRVDYSGRSVIVVGPYLKLHQCGLPKKMAVELFKPFILRKLEERGLASSIKAAKKYVEKERPEVWDILEEVIKEHPILLNRAPTLHRLGIQAFEPLLVEGKAIEIHPLVCTAFNADFDGDQMAVHVPLSMEAQMEAQVLMLSSNNILSPSNGAPVAVPTQDMVFGIYYLTKERPGAKGEGRLFADSEEVRIAYDSEDVDLQARIRLRWNGGIIETTVGRTLLNDVVPAPLRFENRELKKREIGNLVSQCYNRLGQEATVAFLDDLKDIGFRYATMSGLSIGIGDMLAPSSKGRIIENARRQVAEVEQQYQDGVITNGERYNKVIDIWAHVTEQIAEDLFKEMEARAEEGEFNPIYMMADSGARGSKQQIRQLAGMRGLMAKPSGEVIETPITSNFREGLTVLEYFTSTHGARKGLADTALKTADSGYLTRRLVDVSQDVIVSEYDCGTVKYIEASPLFEGGNIIQSLSDRILGRVSAEDVRDPLTGEIIVQSTTEINEELAQKIEDSGLERVRIRSALTCDTKRGICVMCYGRNLGTGRLAELGEAVGIIAAQSIGEPGTQLTMRTFHIGGTASGVAAASEHIAKAAGIVRHHNIRSVVNRDGDIVVLNRSGEIIVADDRGRERERYPVVTGARIKMKDGARVKPGLKLVEWDNFNTPIPTEFSGTIALRDIVEGVTIREVIDEVTGLSQRVIIEDQEGKLQPRVSVKESRSGAEASGPQDSLGETRGRYMLPVGAHLLVADGQEIFQGDIMAKIPREATKTKDITGGLPRVAELFEARKPKEQAVITEIDGAVEFAGFVKGMRKIVIRADDGETKEYLIPRGKHIAVHEGDRVKAGEALMDGSPNPHDYLAVLGDRELQRYLVNEVQEVYRLQGVTINDKHIEIIVRQMLRRVRIEEVGGTDFVVGELVDKFVFQEENDKAQAAGKPPATAKPVLLGITKASLSTDSFISAASFQETTRVLTEAAISGKTDDLRGLKENVIVGRLIPAGTGLSNYTRAEVVSQGGDEPVAEVAVAAEEPPMDGESDEVAQAG